In Acanthopagrus latus isolate v.2019 chromosome 17, fAcaLat1.1, whole genome shotgun sequence, the following are encoded in one genomic region:
- the LOC119006042 gene encoding glycogen synthase kinase binding protein, translated as MPCRKENYIFLEQSVTVDSKEVDALVTRIGEALQLHNNNGGHQKTVSVSMSCLHGLTGGTTGGVKPAAIIGGSATAPAQRRNGCCMRLRNRGHRGSSRASPYNIPGSNGEQDWDQIKPWNKKRITVEEDDPHRLLQELILSGNLIKEAVRRLQFSAADCGDFPKAADNVPC; from the coding sequence ATGCCGTGTCGGAAGGAGAACTACATCTTTCTGGAGCAGTCCGTCACCGTCGACTCCAAAGAGGTGGACGCGCTGGTGACGAGAATCGGCGAGGCGCTGCAGCTCCACAACAACAACGGCGGCCACCAAAAGACTGTGTCCGTGTCCATGTCGTGTCTGCACGGGCTCACCGGCGGCACTACCGGCGGCGTCAAACCGGCGGCCATCATCGGCGGCAGCGCGACGGCTCCGGCGCAGAGACGCAACGGCTGCTGCATGCGGCTCCGGAACCGGGGACACCGGGGGAGCAGCAGGGCAAGCCCGTATAACATCCCCGGGTCTAACGGTGAGCAGGACTGGGACCAAATCAAACCGTGGAACAAAAAGCGGATCACCGTGGAGGAGGACGATCCGCACCGGTTGCTCCAAGAGCTAATATTATCGGGGAACCTGATTAAAGAGGCCGTGAGGAGGCTGCAGTTCTCCGCCGCAGACTGTGGAGATTTCCCCAAGGCGGCGGACAATGTGCCGTGCTGA